One segment of Pseudomonadota bacterium DNA contains the following:
- the ybeY gene encoding rRNA maturation RNase YbeY — MPKRTRRSLKHPPAPARQWRIHLSIESRKLKLSAATLRQLVSEVLAQVESEIALKNICELNVVLTDDARIREINKEYRKKDKATDVLSFPQFLPAEISGKRKTPDLFNTYLGDLVISTETTLQQASSFGVTPYQELIRLVVHGVLHLCGYDHEKVPFKDAQRMRRRERKIRALIDTL; from the coding sequence ATGCCTAAAAGAACGCGGCGCTCGCTTAAGCACCCCCCTGCCCCAGCGCGCCAATGGAGGATTCATCTCTCGATTGAGAGCAGAAAGCTTAAGCTCTCTGCCGCCACGTTGCGTCAACTTGTTTCAGAGGTCTTGGCGCAGGTCGAGAGCGAGATAGCTTTAAAAAACATCTGTGAGTTAAATGTAGTTCTTACCGATGATGCGCGCATTCGGGAGATAAATAAGGAGTATCGGAAAAAGGATAAGGCCACCGACGTGCTCTCTTTTCCGCAGTTTTTGCCAGCAGAGATAAGTGGCAAGAGAAAGACGCCGGATCTTTTTAATACCTACCTTGGGGACCTCGTTATTTCAACTGAAACAACGCTACAACAGGCGAGCAGCTTCGGAGTTACGCCATATCAGGAGCTTATTCGTCTCGTTGTACACGGTGTGCTGCACCTATGTGGCTACGATCACGAGAAGGTTCCATTCAAGGACGCGCAGCGTATGCGGCGGCGGGAGCGCAAGATTAGGGCACTCATAGATACGCTCTAG